AAGAGCGGCGAGATAGTCGATCTCTCGGCGATTCCGGGGATCAAAGTCGACAAGCACTCGACGGGCGGCGTCGCGGACACGACGACGCTCGTGCTCGCGCCACTGGTGGCCGCATGCGGCGTGCCTGTAGCCAAGATGAGCGGCCGTGGGCTGGGACACACCGGCGGTACGCTCGACAAGCTCGAAGCGATTCCCGGCTTCCGAGTGGAACTCACGGGAGAGGAGTTCATCGCGCAAGTGCAGCGGATCGGGGTGGCAGTGATTGCACAGTCGCCCGAGATCGACCCGGCCGACAAGAAGATCTACGCCCTGCGCGACGTGACGGGCACGGTTCCGTCGATTCCGCTGATCGTTGGCTCGATCATCTCGAAGAAGATCGCCGGCGGGGCAGACGCCATCGTGCTCGACGTGAAGGTGGGTTCTGGCGCGTTCATGAAGACGGAGACCGACGCGCGTCAACTTGCGCACGAGCTGACGGCGGTGGGCGAGGCGCTGGGACGCAAGGTCGTCTGCGTCCTGAGCGACATGGAGCAGCCGCTTGGGATGGCAGTGGGCAACGCCCTCGAAGTTGCCGAGGCCGTCCAGACCCTTCGCGGGGAGGGTCCCGCCGAGCTCACCGAGCTGTGTCTCGCGTTCGGCGCGAAGATGCTGGTGCTGGGCGGGAGGGCCTCCGACGAGGGCGACGCCCTGCGGCAGCTCGGAGTGGCGATCGCGACTGGAGCGGCACTACAGCGATTCCGCGAATGGGTCGCAGCACAAGGCGGCGATCCGCGTGTTGCGGACGACCTCACGCTGTTGCCCGCATCGCGGTGCTCCCGCGAGGTGCGTGCGACAACCTCTGGCTGGGTCGCACGCTTCGACGCTGAAGGAGTGGGTCGCTCGGCCATGTTGCTCGGCGCCGGGCGCGCACAGGTGGGCGACGTCATCGATTCCGGTGCCGGGCTCGTGCTCGCCGTGCGGGTGGGCGACCGCGTGGAGAGCGGCGATGTGCTATGCACGATGCACGCCGCCACCGAGCAACTACTCGACGCGGGCGAGGAACGCTTCCGGCACTCCATCCACCTGGGCGATACAGCGATCGTGGCGCCCCCGCTCTTCCACGAGTTGTAGAGCGAGCGGGTGACTGGCGTGCGCGTGGTGGTAGGACATGCCAACCCGGACTTCGACGCATACGCGTCTACGGTTGCGGCCACCAAGCTCTACCCAGGCGCAAAGGGTGTGTTCCTCGGCAGCCAGAACACCAACGTGCGGGCCTTCCACAACCTGCACGAGGAGTTTCTGGACTTCGTCGACATGAAGCAGGTCGACGCCGACGATATCGACTCGGTAGTGATGGTCGACACGCGCGATCCAGAACGGCTCGCGGAGCTCTGCGCGGTTGCGCGTCGGCCGGGGGTCGAAGTGATCGTCTACGACCACCATCCGCCGCAGCTCGGGGACATCGAAGGTGCCGAGGACCATTCGTGCGAGGTGGGCGCAACTACGTCGATCCTGGTTCACGAGATCCGCGACCGGGGGATTGGCATCACTCCGCTCGAGGCCAGCGTGATGTTGCTGGGCATCCACGAGGACACGGGCTCGCTCACGTTTCCTGGATCGACCGCCTACGACGCCGACGCCGCCGCGTGGCTCATGGGCAACGGGGCCGACATCGAGGTGCTGAATCAGTTCCTTGCGCGCGCTCTGGAACCGGACCAGAAGACGCTGCTAGAGCAGCTCACAGCGTCGCTGGAGACCTGGGACATCAACGGTCAGTCCGTGGCTGTTGGAGTTGCTGAGGCGGCAGAGTACGTGGACTCCGCTGGTGTTCTGACGCACTACGTGGTCGAGGACCTCGGCTTTCGCGTCGCGATCGCTATCGTCCGCATGCCCGGTCGAGTCCAGGTCGTAGCGCGCAGCCGACTTGCCGAGGTCGACGTGGGCGCCGTGATGGCGCGGCTCGGCGGCGGAGGACATCCGCAAGCGGCCTCAGCTCGCTTTCGCGAGATCGAACTGGCAGATCTGCTCGGCAGGCTGCGCGAGGCGCTCGAGGCTGTTGTGGCTGCACCGCTTCGCGCTCGGGACGTCATGACATCGCCCGTGAGGAGTGCGGAGCCCTCGTGGACGATGCGCCGTGCTGGCGAGCTGATGGCGACT
The genomic region above belongs to Coriobacteriia bacterium and contains:
- a CDS encoding thymidine phosphorylase; its protein translation is MSEPTFEELIERKRDGHEHTAGEVTRIIAGFTRGDMPDYQMSAWLMAALLRGLSADETVAMTDAMVKSGEIVDLSAIPGIKVDKHSTGGVADTTTLVLAPLVAACGVPVAKMSGRGLGHTGGTLDKLEAIPGFRVELTGEEFIAQVQRIGVAVIAQSPEIDPADKKIYALRDVTGTVPSIPLIVGSIISKKIAGGADAIVLDVKVGSGAFMKTETDARQLAHELTAVGEALGRKVVCVLSDMEQPLGMAVGNALEVAEAVQTLRGEGPAELTELCLAFGAKMLVLGGRASDEGDALRQLGVAIATGAALQRFREWVAAQGGDPRVADDLTLLPASRCSREVRATTSGWVARFDAEGVGRSAMLLGAGRAQVGDVIDSGAGLVLAVRVGDRVESGDVLCTMHAATEQLLDAGEERFRHSIHLGDTAIVAPPLFHEL
- a CDS encoding CBS domain-containing protein gives rise to the protein MVVGHANPDFDAYASTVAATKLYPGAKGVFLGSQNTNVRAFHNLHEEFLDFVDMKQVDADDIDSVVMVDTRDPERLAELCAVARRPGVEVIVYDHHPPQLGDIEGAEDHSCEVGATTSILVHEIRDRGIGITPLEASVMLLGIHEDTGSLTFPGSTAYDADAAAWLMGNGADIEVLNQFLARALEPDQKTLLEQLTASLETWDINGQSVAVGVAEAAEYVDSAGVLTHYVVEDLGFRVAIAIVRMPGRVQVVARSRLAEVDVGAVMARLGGGGHPQAASARFREIELADLLGRLREALEAVVAAPLRARDVMTSPVRSAEPSWTMRRAGELMATWGHGGLPVIDRERLVGLVTRKDVDKAARHGLDHAPVTGFMNRDPLLVAPDTLLTELESLLGTRGIGRLPVVENDRVIGMVTRKDVLRAEHGDTYLAGRVASAHPEATKRFRTSVDHLLPGEVGEALRMLGREAAKHDLRAYVVGGFVRDMLLGVP